A section of the Rhodopirellula halodulae genome encodes:
- a CDS encoding NRAMP family divalent metal transporter, with translation MAAVVLGPGSIVSASRVACGEGFDLLWIVPLAGLLMIGMTAAAMTIGVCKERTLCGLVADRFGRRAAWLVGTALLIAITLFQASNNNAMWMAVMGFRGQDATAADSNLTRALGLLLFNGAIIALVWLGRRDLYRWIEKAMAFLVGAMVLSFGASMFASNPDWADVFSGLIPSLGSETAANLSQTDSIANQDDASIAWMSMAALVATTFSVAGAFYQSYQVKEKGWNRNNLKTGFLDVFVGISSLALITAMIYITAASALHEKIAPEELTDASVVALSLEPLFGSWARTVFSIGIFAGAASSFLVNALIGGVVFCDAIDVPCQVSSAPVRRATIVTLLAGWAVASVAALTGVDLVSFIVIAQSLTVLCFPLLGAVIVWQLHGLSRDEAGLPVRVLAWTGLIVVIALSIRTLSSLIARINEWL, from the coding sequence GTGGCAGCGGTCGTGTTGGGGCCTGGAAGCATTGTCAGCGCCAGCCGTGTCGCGTGCGGCGAGGGTTTTGACCTGCTGTGGATCGTGCCACTGGCGGGATTGCTGATGATTGGAATGACCGCCGCCGCGATGACGATTGGCGTGTGCAAGGAACGAACCCTGTGTGGTTTGGTGGCGGACCGTTTTGGGCGACGGGCCGCGTGGTTGGTGGGCACCGCGTTGCTGATCGCCATCACGCTGTTCCAAGCGTCCAACAACAATGCGATGTGGATGGCGGTGATGGGTTTTCGAGGCCAAGACGCGACGGCCGCGGATTCCAATTTAACGCGAGCGTTGGGACTGTTGCTTTTCAATGGTGCCATCATCGCACTGGTCTGGCTCGGTCGCCGCGATCTTTATCGCTGGATTGAGAAAGCCATGGCGTTCTTGGTCGGAGCCATGGTGCTGTCGTTCGGCGCCAGCATGTTCGCTTCCAATCCCGACTGGGCCGACGTGTTCAGCGGATTGATTCCGTCGCTCGGATCCGAAACGGCCGCCAACCTTTCACAAACGGATTCCATTGCAAATCAAGACGACGCGTCGATCGCTTGGATGAGCATGGCCGCACTTGTCGCAACCACGTTCTCGGTGGCAGGTGCGTTTTATCAGTCTTACCAGGTCAAAGAGAAAGGTTGGAATCGAAACAACCTGAAGACCGGTTTTTTGGACGTGTTCGTTGGCATCTCATCGCTGGCGTTGATCACCGCGATGATCTACATCACCGCGGCCAGCGCGCTGCATGAAAAGATCGCTCCGGAGGAACTGACCGATGCGTCCGTGGTCGCGTTGTCGTTGGAACCCCTGTTCGGATCATGGGCTCGCACCGTTTTTTCCATTGGGATCTTCGCCGGTGCCGCCAGTTCGTTTCTGGTCAATGCGTTGATCGGCGGCGTGGTGTTCTGCGACGCGATCGACGTGCCCTGTCAAGTCTCCTCCGCCCCCGTTCGCCGAGCGACCATTGTGACACTGTTGGCCGGATGGGCCGTCGCCAGTGTCGCGGCACTGACCGGAGTGGACCTGGTCAGCTTCATTGTCATCGCTCAATCGCTGACCGTGCTCTGCTTCCCACTGCTGGGCGCCGTCATCGTATGGCAACTGCACGGACTCAGCCGTGACGAAGCCGGCTTGCCCGTGCGTGTGCTTGCGTGGACCGGACTGATCGTTGTCATCGCTTTGTCGATTCGCACGCTCAGCAGTCTGATCGCCAGAATCAATGAATGGCTGTAG